The Aspergillus luchuensis IFO 4308 DNA, chromosome 6, nearly complete sequence genome segment GATAGCATCATTCAGATTTTGAGGCTACTATGTTAATGCTGCTGCAGGTAAAAAGTCCTGCTCAAGCTGCAATCGAAAGACAAAACTCGATTGTGACCTTCCCACAACGAACCGCCCCCTATTCACTGCGTGGCCAGTATAGTCCGCCGGATTCGCTCACCGTTAGCCAATGGCTTCCTCCTTTCCTGTCttgtccttcctcttcttgacTGGCCCCACTCCAGGTTGCTTATTGCCGGCAAGCTTTCAACCCTGATTAGCGAGCATTGCGCACTATTCCTGATCTAGCTGCCGAAGGAACGGTTGGACGCTGCACTAGTTTCAGGTCGAACCtctgatattaatattaactaCAGACTAGCCGATCACGCTCCGGATCTGGCACAGAGTGATTTTGAGAACCATTCATTGGTGGAATTTGCGAGGTACCGTAAGTGCCGCAGACCCTGCATTTCAAGCTGCTGCCTTACTGGGATTAATATAGCTGCAATCTCGTACTCGTACCCTGCAGAACCGGCTTGGATCCTAAGCACCTAATCCGGCACCCGCTTCCTCCAGGACTGACGGCTGCTTGTGAAGGCAAGTTAGTTATAGTGTTGCTTGCTTATGTGCTGAGCCGGCGGTATATATGAGTGTTTCTCCGTCTTGTCACCTGCGACAATAGGTCCACGCTCGAGAGATAAATTTTGCGTTCTTTTCATCGATATGCGAACCTGTTCAGTAACCCGCGGACCCCGTCGGCTGATCAGCCACCACGGCTCGTACAAATTAAATGCCCACCATACAGAACTTGAGTTCATTAAAAAATAAGGTAACCTTTGAGACAACATGTTAATATGAAACGGGGGCCCTGGACCAGAATCTCTCCAGGGGCTGTCGGCAGTTATGGATTTCCGATTTAGAAGAGGTTCGCTGAAGTTGTGACTATAAGAACCTCATGCCTGCTGATGCTGAGTTTAGTTTGCTCATCATCCTACACTCATTTGACATCAGACCGATTACACTCTTTCTGTCGTTTTTTCTATCACTATCGTTTTGATCATGCACTcctttgcttctcttctcgccTACGGCCTAGCTGCCGGCGCCACCCTCGCTTCCGCCTCTCCCATTGAAGCCCGGGACAGCTGCACCTTCAccacggctgctgctgccaaagCGGGCAAGGCGAAATGCTCTACCATCACCCTCGACAGCATCAAAGTGCCCGCTGGAACCACCCTCGACCTGACCGGTCTCACCAGTGGTACCAAGGTCATCTTCGAGGGCACTACGACCTTCGACTATGAAGAATGGGCAGGCCCCTTGATCTCCATGAGTGGCAAAGACATCACCGTCACTGGTGCCTCAGGCCACCTCATCAACTGCGACGGTTCGCGGTGGTGGGACGGTAAGGGGACcagcggaaagaagaagcccaagtTCTTCTACGCCCATGGCCTTGACTCCTCGTCCATTACTGGATTGAATATCAAGAACACTCCCCTTATGGCGTTTAGTGTTGAGTCGGATGACATCACCCTGACTGACATTACCATCAACAATGCGGACGGTGATAGCCTGGGTGGACACAACACTGATGCGTTTGATGTTGGTAACTCGGTCGGTGTAAATATCATCAAACCATGGGTTCATAACCAGGATGACTGTCTTGCGATCAATTCTGGCGAGGTAAGCAGCTCTACATGTATACGTGATTTGTAACTATACTTATATTCTATAGAACATCTGGTTCACCGGCGGCACCTGCATTGGCGGCCACGGTCTCTCCATCGGCTCTGTCGGCGACCGCTCCAACAACGTCGTCAAGAATGTCACGATTGAGCACTCCACCGTGAGCAATTCCGAGAACGCCGTTCGGATCAAGACTATCTCCGGTGCCACTGGCTCCGTGTCTGAGATCACCTACTCCAACATTGTCATGTCCGGCATCTCCGATTACGGCGTCGTTATCCAGCAGGATTACGAGGATGGTAAGCCTACGGGTAAGCCCACGAACGGTGTCACTATTACGGATGTCAAACTGGAGAGCGTTACTGGTACTGTGGATAGTAAGGCCACTGATATCTATCTTCTTTGCGGATCTGGTAGCTGCTCGGACTGGACTTGGGACGATGTGAAGGTCACTGGGGGAAAGAAGTCTAGCGCTTGCAAGAACTACCCTTCGGTGGCTTCTTGCTAGGTTAGTAGGTTGGTCGGTTGTAGCACTTGCTAACATTCATTTGCTTTGAGGGGTCAAATATATTCGGGACTAATGTTGTGGAGAAGAGATAGCGTCTGGTAAGCTTCAGTGGTGGCAGCGTGTATAGCTATTTACAATGTAAATTATCGCATGTTTATACAGATCAAATACTCAGTTAAAAGGGTTCGCCCTCAGCCACAGATAACCAAGTCCCTCGGCAGGTACTAGGCTCCGGGAACCACTGCCTGGCCTTGATTCTTTGCAGATAGATCTTTTGGTAAATCAGGATGGTATGCTAAGTTAACGATGCAACCAAATTCACCGCTACTCCAACCCGCGCATAAAGCATACGCCAGAAGTGCAAGGGATAAAGACAGCCAGCTGTGTCTTTGCGCAAGTAACTCTGCATAATCCAGTTTCTGACATAGTATAGTCATCTCTTCTACACCTTGGCAAACTCCCTCTCCATAAACTCCCTCACAGTAATAAGcgtctccctccccttctcccccttggCCTTAAACGCCACCTTCTTCAACGCGGCAGCAGTCTGAATCTCCGTAGGCCCATTACCGAAGTACTCCCCATCCCTAAACTGCGAATAGATAAAAACATCCCGCTCTTGCTCCCTCCAATATTCCCCTTTCGTATTCATGTCGTTCGGGTCCGCCAGAACCTCATACCGGGCTTTCTTGCCAGTCACTATACCCATCACCGTCAGCAACCATCTTTCCCCCAGacaaagaataataataataatactagaaaaaaACCTTACCGGAAACAAACGTATTaaccacctccgccgacgAAACAATATCACTCGACCCCTGAATCAGCCGTCTATTCCACCGCAACGGGTTAACAAAAACCCCATGAACCAAATCCCCAAAGTCATCTTTCATACTGATCCAGGGGAAATCTTCTTTCCCGCCCCAAAAGGGCGTCTTGTATGTTA includes the following:
- a CDS encoding glycoside hydrolase family 28 protein (CAZy:GH28;~COG:G;~EggNog:ENOG410PFRD;~InterPro:IPR000743,IPR012334,IPR006626,IPR011050;~PFAM:PF00295;~SECRETED:SignalP(1-21);~go_function: GO:0004650 - polygalacturonase activity [Evidence IEA];~go_process: GO:0005975 - carbohydrate metabolic process [Evidence IEA]); this translates as MHSFASLLAYGLAAGATLASASPIEARDSCTFTTAAAAKAGKAKCSTITLDSIKVPAGTTLDLTGLTSGTKVIFEGTTTFDYEEWAGPLISMSGKDITVTGASGHLINCDGSRWWDGKGTSGKKKPKFFYAHGLDSSSITGLNIKNTPLMAFSVESDDITLTDITINNADGDSLGGHNTDAFDVGNSVGVNIIKPWVHNQDDCLAINSGENIWFTGGTCIGGHGLSIGSVGDRSNNVVKNVTIEHSTVSNSENAVRIKTISGATGSVSEITYSNIVMSGISDYGVVIQQDYEDGKPTGKPTNGVTITDVKLESVTGTVDSKATDIYLLCGSGSCSDWTWDDVKVTGGKKSSACKNYPSVASC